Proteins from one Paenibacillus amylolyticus genomic window:
- the lysS gene encoding lysine--tRNA ligase has translation MTDEVLNQETELSELLQIRRDKLDELRKLGIDPFGQKYVRTEEAGSILKKYEELTKEELEEKHIEVSIAGRIMAKRGMGKASFAHIQDLSGRIQIYVRQDSVPEDKYAAFSLLDLGDIVGVTGVIFKTKTGETSVKVKDLEVLSKSLYPLPDKFHGLTDVELRYRQRYVDLIMSPDVQQTFIARSKIIQSMRRYLDSLGYLEVETPTLHTIAGGAAARPFITHHNALDMELYMRIAIELHLKRLIVGGLEKVYEIGRVYRNEGMSTRHNPEFTMIELYEAYADYKDIMQLTENLVAHIAQEVLGTQVIQYGDYEVDLTPQWRRVSMVDAVKEVVGVDFSVHMTDEEAHSLAKEHKVPVEKHMTFGHILNAFFEEFVEETLIQPTFITGHPLEISPLAKKNDVDPRFTDRFELFIVGREHANAFTELNDPIDQRQRFEAQMLEKEHGNDEAHEMDDDFIRALEYGMPPTGGLGIGVDRLIMLLTNSPSIRDVLLFPHMRPRTQD, from the coding sequence ATGACGGATGAAGTCTTGAATCAGGAAACCGAACTTAGCGAGCTTTTACAAATTCGCCGTGACAAATTGGACGAGCTCCGCAAATTGGGAATCGACCCTTTTGGCCAAAAATACGTACGTACCGAAGAAGCCGGCTCCATTCTGAAGAAGTATGAAGAACTGACCAAGGAAGAGCTGGAAGAGAAGCACATCGAAGTCAGTATTGCCGGACGGATTATGGCGAAGCGGGGAATGGGTAAAGCTAGCTTTGCACATATTCAGGACCTGAGCGGCAGAATCCAGATCTATGTTCGTCAGGATAGCGTACCTGAAGACAAGTATGCGGCATTCAGCCTGCTGGACCTTGGTGATATCGTTGGGGTAACCGGCGTAATCTTTAAGACCAAAACAGGTGAAACTTCTGTCAAAGTCAAAGACCTTGAAGTGCTGTCCAAATCGCTCTATCCGCTTCCGGACAAATTCCATGGTCTCACCGACGTAGAGCTGCGTTACCGCCAGCGTTATGTGGACCTGATTATGAGCCCGGACGTACAACAGACCTTTATCGCACGTTCCAAAATCATTCAATCGATGCGTCGTTACCTGGATTCCCTTGGATATCTGGAAGTGGAAACCCCTACGTTGCATACCATCGCAGGAGGAGCAGCAGCACGTCCGTTTATCACGCATCACAATGCGCTGGACATGGAACTGTATATGCGGATTGCGATTGAGCTTCACCTGAAACGTCTGATCGTTGGCGGATTGGAGAAGGTATATGAGATCGGCCGTGTATATCGGAATGAAGGGATGTCCACACGTCACAATCCGGAGTTCACAATGATTGAATTGTATGAGGCATATGCCGACTACAAGGATATTATGCAATTGACGGAGAATCTGGTAGCTCATATTGCACAGGAAGTACTGGGTACGCAAGTAATCCAGTATGGAGACTATGAAGTAGACCTTACGCCGCAGTGGCGCCGTGTGTCGATGGTGGATGCAGTTAAGGAAGTTGTAGGCGTAGACTTCTCTGTTCACATGACCGATGAGGAAGCGCATAGCTTGGCGAAGGAACATAAGGTTCCGGTTGAAAAACATATGACATTTGGTCATATTCTGAACGCTTTCTTTGAAGAATTTGTAGAAGAGACGTTGATTCAACCGACATTTATTACCGGACATCCTCTCGAGATCTCACCGCTGGCGAAGAAAAATGATGTAGACCCGCGCTTCACGGATCGCTTCGAATTGTTCATCGTTGGACGCGAGCATGCAAATGCATTTACAGAGCTGAATGATCCAATCGATCAACGTCAGCGCTTTGAAGCACAGATGCTGGAGAAGGAACATGGGAACGACGAAGCTCATGAGATGGATGATGACTTCATTCGTGCGCTTGAATATGGTATGCCACCGACAGGCGGATTGGGAATCGGGGTTGATCGATTGATCATGCTGTTGACCAACTCCCCTTCGATTCGTGACGTACTGCTCTTCCCACACATGCGTCCTCGTACGCAAGACTAA
- the greA gene encoding transcription elongation factor GreA yields MSDKEVILTPEGLKKLEEELETLKSVKRREVAERIKVAIGYGDISENSEYEDAKNEQAFIEGRIITLEKMLRNARIINSDEIDTDVVSVGATVTVEDLEFGDITEYTIVGSAESNPLQNKISNESPVGKAILGKKNGTVVDVSVPAGVIQYKIVDIKKL; encoded by the coding sequence ATGAGCGACAAGGAAGTTATCCTTACACCAGAGGGACTTAAGAAGCTGGAAGAAGAACTGGAAACATTGAAATCAGTGAAGCGCCGCGAAGTGGCTGAACGGATTAAGGTAGCCATCGGTTATGGAGATATCAGTGAGAACTCGGAGTACGAAGATGCAAAGAACGAACAGGCCTTCATTGAAGGTCGTATTATTACTTTGGAGAAAATGCTTCGGAACGCACGCATCATTAACAGTGACGAGATTGATACGGATGTTGTAAGTGTAGGTGCCACAGTTACTGTAGAAGATTTGGAATTCGGTGACATCACAGAATATACCATTGTAGGATCTGCTGAGTCTAACCCGCTTCAGAACAAGATCTCTAACGAAAGTCCTGTCGGTAAAGCGATTCTGGGCAAGAAAAACGGTACAGTTGTTGATGTAAGTGTACCTGCTGGCGTAATTCAATATAAAATTGTAGATATTAAAAAGCTATAG
- a CDS encoding small acid-soluble spore protein P: protein MSKPKTIPVPEAQASEQHRHSSKRSSMQEPLSGSKKVKNQNHVDHLNPQG, encoded by the coding sequence ATGAGCAAACCAAAAACAATACCCGTACCGGAAGCGCAAGCATCCGAACAGCATCGTCATTCATCCAAACGCTCTTCCATGCAGGAACCGTTATCCGGCTCCAAAAAAGTGAAAAATCAAAATCATGTGGATCATCTGAATCCCCAAGGTTAA
- the serS gene encoding serine--tRNA ligase: protein MLDVKILRNEYARVEEALTKRGKSLDLIAGFTEMDAKRRELLQESETLKSRRNTVSAEVARLKKNRENADDLIVEMREVSDRIKAMDEEVRELEVKINDLTMAIPNIPNESVPVGASEDDNVEIRRWEEPKSFTFAPKAHWEIAQDLDILDFEAAAKVTGSRFTFYKGLGARLERALINFMMDLHSDQHGYEEILPPYIVNRDSLFGTGQLPKFEEDLFKLKDTEYYLIPTAEVPVTNYHREEILNVDQLPKHFVAYSSCFRSEAGSAGRDTRGLIRQHQFNKVELLKLSTPETSYEELEQMTQNAERVLQLLGLPYRVLTLCTADMGFTSAKTYDIEVWLPESNTYREISSCSNCEDFQARRANIRFRREPKAKPEFVHTLNGSGLAVGRTVAAILENYQQEDGTVVIPEALRPYMGGTSVIARRA, encoded by the coding sequence GTGCTTGATGTGAAAATATTGCGGAATGAGTATGCACGTGTAGAAGAAGCATTAACTAAACGTGGCAAATCGCTTGATCTTATCGCTGGATTTACCGAAATGGATGCCAAGCGTCGGGAATTGCTTCAAGAGAGTGAAACGCTGAAGAGCCGCCGGAATACGGTCTCTGCGGAAGTTGCCAGACTGAAGAAGAACCGTGAGAATGCGGATGATCTGATTGTGGAGATGCGCGAAGTGTCTGATCGTATCAAAGCCATGGACGAAGAAGTTCGGGAACTGGAAGTGAAGATCAATGATCTCACCATGGCGATTCCGAACATTCCTAACGAAAGTGTACCTGTTGGAGCTTCTGAAGACGACAATGTTGAGATTCGTCGTTGGGAAGAGCCCAAGTCATTTACTTTTGCACCAAAAGCTCACTGGGAAATTGCCCAGGATCTCGATATCCTTGATTTTGAAGCTGCTGCCAAAGTAACAGGATCACGTTTTACCTTTTATAAAGGATTGGGTGCTCGTCTGGAACGTGCATTGATCAACTTCATGATGGATCTGCACAGCGATCAACATGGATATGAAGAGATTCTGCCTCCATACATCGTTAATCGGGATAGCTTGTTTGGGACAGGTCAACTGCCTAAGTTCGAAGAAGACCTGTTCAAGTTGAAAGATACCGAATATTATCTGATTCCTACTGCTGAAGTTCCGGTAACGAACTATCATCGCGAAGAGATTCTGAATGTAGATCAATTGCCTAAGCACTTTGTGGCATACAGCTCTTGTTTCCGGTCTGAAGCCGGTTCGGCTGGACGGGATACACGCGGATTGATTCGTCAGCATCAATTTAACAAAGTGGAGCTGCTCAAGCTCTCTACTCCGGAAACTTCGTATGAAGAGCTGGAGCAAATGACTCAAAATGCGGAGCGTGTGCTTCAATTATTGGGATTGCCGTATCGCGTTCTGACATTGTGTACTGCAGATATGGGCTTCACTTCAGCTAAAACGTATGATATCGAAGTATGGTTGCCTGAGAGCAACACCTATCGTGAGATTTCTTCCTGCTCTAACTGTGAGGACTTCCAGGCACGCCGTGCCAATATCCGTTTCCGCAGGGAGCCAAAAGCCAAACCGGAATTTGTGCACACGTTGAACGGGTCAGGATTGGCCGTTGGACGGACGGTAGCAGCTATCCTGGAGAACTATCAACAGGAAGATGGTACAGTTGTTATTCCTGAAGCATTGCGTCCTTATATGGGCGGCACAAGTGTGATTGCACGTCGCGCTTAA
- a CDS encoding 2TM domain-containing protein produces MIGYFIIGCEIAFWLFVFAGLSVKYLLGMKRLGIGLLMATPIVDLLLLVATVMDLQRGATAGMIHGIAAVYIGVSIAYGHQMIAWADRYFLYWFKGGENPRNNKLYGREHASRERSGWYRHLLAWVIGSTFLFAMIWWIGDAERTAAFYNLIKVWGIILGIDFLISFSYSLWPRKVPVMNVKP; encoded by the coding sequence ATGATTGGTTATTTCATTATAGGGTGTGAGATTGCCTTTTGGTTGTTTGTGTTTGCGGGCCTAAGTGTCAAGTATCTTCTTGGCATGAAAAGGTTAGGCATCGGGTTATTGATGGCAACACCGATCGTGGATCTGTTATTGCTGGTGGCCACTGTGATGGATCTTCAGCGTGGAGCTACAGCGGGCATGATTCATGGTATCGCTGCGGTGTACATCGGAGTAAGCATTGCCTATGGTCATCAGATGATCGCTTGGGCAGATCGATACTTCCTATATTGGTTCAAAGGCGGAGAGAATCCTCGTAACAACAAGTTATATGGCAGAGAGCATGCGAGCCGTGAGCGTAGTGGGTGGTACAGACATCTTTTGGCTTGGGTTATAGGCAGTACGTTTCTATTCGCCATGATCTGGTGGATTGGTGATGCTGAACGTACAGCCGCTTTCTATAATCTGATTAAAGTGTGGGGAATCATACTTGGGATCGATTTTCTGATAAGCTTTAGCTACAGTCTGTGGCCAAGAAAAGTTCCTGTTATGAATGTTAAACCCTAA
- a CDS encoding TrkH family potassium uptake protein translates to MKFRLHFAQFLSPPLILVGGFLLIIAIGTLLLMLPISNQSGVHLAFIDALFTSTSAACVTGLVVVDVGTTFNLFGQIVIMVLMQLGGLGFMTMATLFALVLGKRISLKDRLLLKEAINADSMEGIVRIIRKVLIFSFTIEGVAAVILALRWATEMPFVQAVYYGIFHSVSLFNNGGFDLFGNSFQYYTGDWIFNLTASILVVSGGLGFVVLNDLFEYRKRRRLSLQSKLVLSVSGALIGIGAIVLFVFEFTNGHTLASLTWSEKIYASFFQSVSTRSSGTSTIDITEMRQATQFFFILLMFIGASPGSTGGGIKTTTFLIMIGAVYAMIRGNKDIVFFRQRVPKELLMRALTIIMVSLIIFMIVVMLLLTTEDAPFLSLMFEAASAIGTVGLSVGVTHELTNWGKIIITFTMFVGRIGPLTIAYALRPRKEKKLYRHPEGRIIIG, encoded by the coding sequence ATGAAGTTCAGGCTTCACTTTGCCCAATTTTTATCGCCCCCGTTAATCCTGGTCGGTGGTTTTCTGCTGATCATTGCGATTGGAACGTTGCTGCTCATGTTGCCAATCTCCAATCAAAGCGGTGTGCATTTGGCGTTTATTGACGCGCTCTTTACATCAACCTCTGCCGCATGTGTGACTGGCCTTGTCGTTGTGGATGTAGGGACGACGTTTAATTTGTTTGGTCAGATCGTCATTATGGTGTTAATGCAGCTCGGTGGACTCGGTTTCATGACCATGGCTACCCTTTTTGCGCTGGTATTGGGCAAACGAATCTCACTCAAGGACAGGCTATTACTTAAAGAGGCCATTAATGCAGACAGTATGGAGGGGATCGTACGTATTATCCGCAAGGTGTTGATTTTCTCCTTTACCATTGAAGGGGTAGCTGCTGTCATACTGGCGCTGCGCTGGGCAACGGAGATGCCTTTTGTCCAGGCGGTGTACTATGGGATCTTTCATTCCGTTTCACTGTTTAATAATGGCGGCTTCGATCTGTTCGGCAATAGCTTTCAATACTACACCGGAGATTGGATATTCAACCTCACTGCTTCTATTCTCGTTGTCTCTGGTGGATTGGGCTTCGTTGTGTTAAATGATCTGTTCGAGTATCGCAAACGCAGACGCCTATCCCTCCAGTCCAAACTGGTGCTGTCTGTCTCGGGAGCACTGATCGGCATAGGAGCGATTGTGTTGTTTGTTTTCGAATTTACCAATGGACATACACTGGCTTCACTCACCTGGAGCGAGAAGATCTATGCATCCTTCTTCCAGTCTGTTTCTACACGTTCGTCGGGAACGAGTACAATCGATATCACAGAGATGAGGCAGGCCACCCAATTCTTCTTCATTCTGCTGATGTTTATCGGGGCTTCCCCTGGATCGACCGGGGGTGGGATCAAAACGACTACATTCCTGATCATGATTGGTGCGGTTTATGCGATGATTCGGGGAAACAAGGATATCGTATTTTTCCGCCAGCGTGTTCCGAAGGAACTATTAATGCGGGCATTGACCATTATTATGGTTTCTCTGATTATATTCATGATCGTGGTGATGCTTCTCCTTACGACCGAGGATGCGCCATTCCTTTCATTGATGTTTGAAGCTGCATCCGCAATCGGTACTGTGGGTCTTTCTGTGGGAGTGACACATGAGTTGACCAATTGGGGAAAAATTATTATTACCTTTACGATGTTTGTAGGCCGGATTGGGCCATTAACCATTGCTTATGCCCTTCGTCCTCGCAAAGAGAAGAAACTGTATCGTCATCCGGAGGGTCGGATCATTATCGGATAA
- a CDS encoding TetR/AcrR family transcriptional regulator: protein MPKIVDHNKQRVLVAEAAWRIIRKDGMEQASVRNIAEEAGISVGSMRHYFSTQSELLRYAMNLVSERVSKRIAQMSFTGSPLDNMKCLLLELVPNTDEKLVEMEVWYAFTARSKTDSKLKELADTVYDELRRAVSHVITHLIEHNLTRPDLDIELEIERLYALVDGLGIHTVLRPDQMNAKLMDDILNVHLVSLCR, encoded by the coding sequence ATGCCTAAAATTGTTGATCATAATAAACAGCGTGTGCTCGTGGCCGAGGCAGCTTGGCGTATTATACGAAAAGATGGCATGGAACAAGCCTCTGTTCGTAATATTGCGGAAGAAGCAGGAATTTCGGTCGGTTCGATGCGTCACTATTTTTCCACTCAGTCCGAACTGTTACGATATGCCATGAATCTGGTATCCGAACGAGTATCCAAACGAATCGCACAAATGTCTTTTACCGGTTCTCCCTTGGATAATATGAAATGTTTGTTACTCGAGTTAGTACCAAACACAGATGAAAAACTGGTCGAAATGGAGGTGTGGTACGCTTTTACAGCCAGATCCAAAACCGATTCTAAGCTCAAAGAACTTGCCGATACCGTCTATGACGAACTCAGACGAGCAGTTAGCCATGTTATCACTCATCTGATCGAGCATAATCTCACCAGACCCGATCTTGATATTGAACTTGAGATCGAAAGATTGTATGCACTGGTGGATGGCTTGGGTATCCATACCGTTCTTAGACCCGACCAGATGAACGCCAAACTTATGGATGATATTCTTAATGTGCACCTTGTTTCCTTGTGCCGCTAA
- a CDS encoding D-alanyl-D-alanine carboxypeptidase family protein — MKAKHMNKKKRQMLKKSVASVMLINMLCMSAVMPVMAAANNSGQVLTAAATTTKTEKAVQVPGVDSLGLEVRSAVLMEASTGQILLNVDADKAMPPASMTKMMTEYIVAEQVKQGKLSWDDIVTVKKNAAQSIGSRIFLAEGDQHTVKDLYIAMAVGSANDATVALAEHVAGSEEAFVKMMNDEAKRMGMKDTFFINASGLDRADMPADFRPAEDKETVMSALDAAILCRYIIMDHPDYKDFTTIQSYKFRPNDKAPIINYNWMLEANKNITNFKSYAYEGLDGMKTGHTTNAGNNFTGTAERNGMRLISVVMGTDSESARFRETKKVLDFGFNNFEVKQAVAGKTKVTGWEAVPLKKGKETTVPVVTDNAVSFVVPKGTQNLDVTFKANVTEADKLVAPIKAGTKVGTVTYTYKADGIEPQEKTVNLITAEEADKGGWFRLFFRAVKDFFVDLFDGIKNLF; from the coding sequence TTGAAAGCCAAACACATGAATAAGAAGAAACGCCAAATGCTCAAAAAGAGCGTAGCCTCGGTAATGCTCATTAACATGCTTTGCATGTCTGCGGTAATGCCGGTCATGGCTGCTGCGAATAACTCCGGTCAGGTTCTGACTGCTGCAGCAACAACAACGAAGACCGAGAAAGCGGTACAGGTTCCTGGGGTAGACTCACTTGGGCTTGAAGTTAGATCAGCGGTACTCATGGAAGCATCAACGGGTCAGATTCTGCTCAATGTTGATGCAGATAAAGCCATGCCACCTGCGAGTATGACCAAAATGATGACAGAGTACATTGTCGCGGAACAAGTCAAACAAGGCAAACTCAGCTGGGACGATATTGTAACGGTTAAAAAGAATGCTGCACAAAGTATCGGATCACGTATCTTCCTGGCAGAAGGAGACCAGCACACCGTTAAGGATCTCTATATCGCTATGGCTGTTGGCTCTGCCAATGATGCTACGGTTGCTTTGGCTGAACATGTTGCAGGTTCGGAAGAAGCTTTCGTGAAAATGATGAATGATGAAGCGAAGCGTATGGGCATGAAGGATACGTTCTTCATCAACGCTTCCGGTCTGGATCGAGCAGATATGCCTGCTGACTTCCGTCCAGCTGAAGACAAAGAAACAGTGATGTCCGCTCTGGATGCTGCGATTCTGTGCAGATATATCATCATGGATCACCCGGACTACAAAGATTTTACAACGATTCAATCTTATAAGTTCCGTCCCAATGATAAAGCCCCAATTATCAACTACAACTGGATGCTGGAAGCGAATAAAAATATAACCAATTTCAAAAGCTATGCCTATGAAGGTCTGGATGGAATGAAAACAGGCCATACCACGAACGCAGGCAATAACTTTACCGGTACAGCGGAACGTAACGGTATGCGATTAATTAGTGTTGTTATGGGCACAGATTCGGAATCCGCACGTTTCAGAGAAACTAAAAAGGTATTGGACTTTGGATTTAACAACTTTGAAGTGAAGCAGGCTGTCGCAGGCAAGACCAAAGTGACAGGGTGGGAAGCTGTACCTTTGAAAAAAGGTAAAGAAACAACCGTTCCTGTCGTAACCGATAATGCGGTAAGTTTCGTTGTACCCAAAGGTACTCAGAACCTGGATGTGACGTTCAAAGCCAACGTAACTGAGGCTGACAAGTTGGTAGCACCCATTAAGGCAGGTACAAAGGTTGGTACAGTAACGTACACGTACAAAGCAGATGGAATTGAGCCTCAGGAAAAAACAGTGAACTTGATCACGGCGGAAGAAGCCGATAAAGGCGGATGGTTCCGTCTGTTCTTCCGTGCTGTCAAGGATTTCTTCGTGGATCTCTTTGACGGGATCAAAAACCTGTTTTAG